Proteins encoded by one window of Candidatus Neomarinimicrobiota bacterium:
- a CDS encoding metal-sensitive transcriptional regulator, translated as MLDELTQNKSLRRLKSIKGQIGGLERMVSEKKYCMDIVNQITAVRKALDSLAFVIMERHVKSCVRDAFVNSDEKEADRKVDELFNEINKFLK; from the coding sequence ATGCTCGACGAACTGACACAAAATAAATCGCTGAGAAGATTGAAATCCATTAAAGGACAAATCGGCGGTTTGGAACGAATGGTCAGCGAAAAAAAATACTGCATGGACATCGTCAATCAGATTACCGCAGTCAGGAAGGCGCTGGACTCATTGGCATTCGTTATTATGGAACGGCACGTGAAAAGTTGCGTCAGGGACGCGTTCGTGAACAGTGATGAAAAGGAAGCAGACAGGAAAGTTGACGAACTTTTTAATGAAATAAATAAATTTTTAAAATGA
- a CDS encoding heavy metal translocating P-type ATPase: MAIDPVCHMDVEPDKAAGSSEYEGKTIYFCSDYCKDMFDKEPEKFPLEPSKDSGGNHHDSHEHHHHEHTHTDATGAIYTCPMDPDIKQNTPGACPTCGMGLELMEPVLKTKREYVCPMHPEVVKDEQGSCPICGMALEPRTVTLDDEESEELKDMTKRFWVSSALALPLLLLTMSQMFLGFSLIDPVMSHWIEFALATPVVLWGAAPFFQRGWFSIVNRALNMFTLIAIGTGVAYLYSLVAVFLPGIFPPAFRGAHGEVGVYFEAAAVITALVLLGQVLELRARSKTSGALRALLGLAPNSARKVSANGEEKDIPLEDVIVGDILRVRPGEKIPVDGVLTEGESYIDESMISGEPQEVKKRVGESVTGGTVNGRGSFLMETEKVGVDTLLARIVKMVSEAQRSRAPIQGLADKISSYFVPIVVGISALTFIIWSIYGPDPKMAFALVNAVAVLIIACPCALGLATPISIMVATGRGATAGLLIKNAEALETLEKIDTLVIDKTGTLTEGKPKLVSMSVRSEFNEDEFLSLVASVETSSEHPLGASIVNAARERGLELGKVVDFESITGMGVRGTVDGKKVSVGNLKMLEKNSIDFSAIESDAAKKRSEGETVIYVAIDDTIAGFIGIADPIKSTTEEAILYLKNEGIEIIMLTGDSRETAEVVAKKVGIKQIEAEILPDEKNEIVKKLQQSGKIVAMAGDGINDAPALAQADVGIAMGTGTDVAIESATVTLLKGDLMGIARARKLSRGTMRNIRQNLFWAFIYNALGIPLAAGALYPIFGLLLSPIIAAAAMSFSSVTVIANALRLRKIAL; the protein is encoded by the coding sequence ATGGCAATTGATCCGGTTTGTCATATGGATGTGGAACCTGATAAAGCGGCAGGCAGCAGCGAATACGAAGGTAAAACAATATATTTTTGTTCTGATTATTGTAAAGATATGTTCGATAAAGAGCCTGAAAAATTCCCGCTTGAACCATCGAAAGATAGTGGTGGAAATCATCACGACTCGCACGAACACCATCATCACGAGCATACGCACACCGATGCTACGGGAGCCATATATACCTGTCCTATGGACCCGGACATCAAACAGAATACGCCGGGCGCCTGCCCGACGTGCGGAATGGGATTGGAGCTGATGGAACCTGTACTGAAAACAAAACGCGAATATGTCTGTCCGATGCATCCTGAAGTGGTGAAAGATGAGCAGGGTTCGTGTCCGATCTGCGGAATGGCGCTTGAGCCGAGGACAGTAACTTTGGATGACGAGGAGAGCGAAGAGCTCAAAGATATGACAAAACGATTCTGGGTAAGTTCGGCTCTTGCTCTTCCTCTTTTACTGCTGACAATGTCACAGATGTTTCTTGGCTTCAGTCTAATAGACCCTGTTATGAGTCATTGGATTGAATTCGCACTTGCCACGCCTGTTGTACTTTGGGGAGCAGCTCCGTTTTTCCAGAGAGGCTGGTTCTCAATTGTGAACAGAGCGCTGAATATGTTCACGCTTATAGCGATAGGAACAGGAGTTGCGTATCTGTACAGTCTTGTGGCGGTTTTCTTGCCGGGTATATTTCCGCCTGCATTCAGAGGAGCGCACGGTGAAGTGGGGGTTTATTTCGAAGCGGCGGCTGTCATAACCGCGCTTGTGCTGTTGGGACAGGTTTTGGAATTGAGAGCAAGAAGCAAAACAAGCGGGGCGCTGCGGGCGCTTCTCGGGTTGGCTCCAAACTCGGCGAGAAAGGTAAGCGCAAACGGCGAAGAAAAGGATATACCTCTTGAAGACGTAATCGTCGGCGATATTCTTCGCGTGCGTCCGGGTGAAAAAATCCCTGTGGATGGAGTCCTAACTGAAGGCGAGAGTTATATTGATGAGTCTATGATTTCGGGCGAGCCGCAGGAAGTTAAAAAGAGAGTGGGCGAATCGGTTACAGGGGGGACGGTGAACGGCAGGGGCAGTTTCCTTATGGAAACGGAAAAAGTCGGAGTGGATACGCTCCTTGCGCGCATCGTAAAGATGGTGAGTGAAGCACAGCGAAGCCGCGCGCCGATACAGGGTCTTGCGGATAAAATTTCATCCTATTTCGTCCCGATAGTTGTGGGAATCAGCGCGTTGACATTCATTATTTGGAGCATATACGGTCCTGATCCCAAGATGGCATTTGCCCTTGTGAACGCTGTGGCAGTGCTGATAATCGCCTGTCCGTGTGCATTGGGGCTTGCGACTCCTATATCAATTATGGTCGCCACTGGAAGAGGAGCCACAGCGGGACTGCTCATCAAGAACGCCGAGGCGTTGGAGACTCTTGAAAAAATAGATACTCTGGTAATAGATAAAACCGGCACTCTCACGGAAGGCAAACCGAAGCTTGTGAGTATGAGTGTAAGGAGTGAATTCAATGAAGATGAGTTTCTCAGTCTTGTGGCGAGCGTTGAGACATCCAGCGAACATCCTCTCGGAGCTTCAATCGTTAATGCCGCAAGAGAAAGAGGGTTGGAGCTGGGAAAAGTAGTGGATTTCGAGTCTATTACCGGGATGGGCGTTAGGGGAACGGTTGACGGGAAAAAAGTATCTGTGGGGAATCTGAAAATGTTGGAAAAAAACAGTATAGATTTTTCAGCGATTGAGAGTGACGCGGCTAAAAAACGGTCAGAAGGAGAGACGGTTATCTATGTCGCAATAGATGACACCATCGCCGGGTTCATCGGAATTGCCGATCCTATTAAATCCACCACAGAAGAGGCGATCCTTTATCTGAAAAATGAAGGGATTGAAATTATAATGCTTACCGGCGACAGCCGCGAGACCGCCGAGGTAGTGGCTAAAAAAGTAGGCATAAAACAGATAGAAGCGGAAATCCTGCCGGACGAGAAGAACGAGATAGTCAAAAAGCTTCAGCAGTCGGGAAAGATAGTCGCAATGGCGGGTGACGGTATTAACGACGCTCCGGCTCTTGCTCAGGCGGATGTGGGTATCGCAATGGGAACGGGAACAGACGTCGCCATTGAAAGCGCCACTGTTACATTATTGAAAGGCGACCTGATGGGAATCGCCAGGGCGCGGAAGTTGAGCAGAGGCACTATGAGAAACATCAGGCAGAATCTTTTCTGGGCGTTTATTTACAACGCGCTTGGTATTCCGCTGGCTGCCGGCGCGCTATATCCGATTTTCGGGCTGCTTCTGAGTCCGATAATTGCGGCAGCGGCGATGAGCTTCAGTTCCGTTACGGTAATTGCGAATGCGCTGAGATTGAGGAAGATTGCGCTTTAG
- a CDS encoding VOC family protein — protein sequence MADGIVHIDIPVKNLDTAPEFYAKVFGWELTPMPNEDYVLFTADGGGISGGFTKPEVHQIGGCVGYIQVDNLETAMESVVENGGQSQLGRQEVGDAGWFALFTDPEGNPMGLWEVKSA from the coding sequence ATGGCAGATGGCATCGTACATATAGATATTCCGGTGAAAAACCTTGATACAGCACCTGAATTTTACGCTAAAGTATTCGGCTGGGAATTAACTCCTATGCCGAATGAGGATTACGTCCTGTTTACCGCTGACGGCGGAGGCATTAGCGGCGGATTCACCAAACCGGAAGTCCATCAGATCGGTGGCTGTGTGGGATATATTCAAGTTGACAATCTTGAGACTGCTATGGAAAGTGTCGTGGAAAACGGCGGTCAAAGTCAGCTGGGCCGTCAGGAAGTGGGCGATGCGGGATGGTTCGCGCTTTTCACCGACCCTGAAGGCAATCCGATGGGACTTTGGGAAGTTAAATCCGCCTAA
- a CDS encoding metal-dependent transcriptional regulator — translation MMKPEKLDHLLEHIYLLLEEGDNGSGKKNGVRCDHASLNGYAEFLPDAEESKLLIVSGETMELTDSGMLKAESLIRRHRLTERLLKDLLQVSEEEMEAQACKFEHVLSPEVEDSICTLLGHPTFCPHGRKIPRGECCKKFNTKLSPVVVPLNRLEVGKTSKIIFTTPAYHERYERLTLLGVEPGAVISLYQKFPSFVIKVDETEIALDSEVAREIFVRPFNGKS, via the coding sequence ATGATGAAACCAGAGAAGCTGGATCACCTACTTGAGCATATTTATCTCCTTTTAGAAGAGGGGGATAACGGTTCAGGAAAGAAAAACGGCGTACGGTGCGACCACGCGTCATTGAACGGTTATGCCGAATTTTTGCCGGACGCGGAAGAATCAAAACTCCTGATTGTCAGCGGTGAAACGATGGAGCTCACCGATTCAGGGATGCTTAAAGCCGAAAGTCTGATAAGGCGACACAGGCTCACCGAACGGCTATTGAAAGACCTGTTACAGGTCTCCGAAGAAGAGATGGAAGCGCAGGCTTGCAAATTTGAGCATGTGCTTAGCCCGGAAGTTGAGGATTCGATTTGCACGCTGTTAGGGCATCCGACTTTTTGCCCGCACGGCAGAAAAATACCACGCGGAGAATGTTGCAAGAAATTTAATACGAAATTGAGTCCCGTAGTTGTGCCTTTGAACCGGCTTGAAGTCGGCAAAACTTCGAAGATTATATTTACCACGCCGGCATATCACGAACGGTATGAAAGGCTGACTCTGCTTGGCGTAGAGCCCGGTGCGGTCATCTCATTGTATCAGAAATTCCCTTCGTTCGTCATAAAAGTAGATGAGACGGAAATCGCTCTTGACAGCGAAGTTGCCCGGGAGATATTCGTCCGTCCTTTTAACGGCAAATCGTAA